A part of Silvimonas soli genomic DNA contains:
- a CDS encoding response regulator, translated as MDNRHCILILDDDAQVRLWLKTLLEDAGFAVCAVARGDELQAHLATQPCSLVILDLKLRGEDGMTVARDLRQKSAVPIIMISGQGDETDRVLGLEMAVDDFINKPFSGRELLARVRALLRRSTELSPPRQPGEAGGVRYSFGDWVLDMGKRVLIRQGCEPCSLTRGEFAILAAMVQHPSRVWSRDQLLEHTRGIEIDVYDRTIDVLILRLRRKIEPNPRLPAYIRTERGEGYLFASPVTRL; from the coding sequence ATGGATAACAGACATTGCATCCTGATTCTGGATGACGATGCACAGGTAAGACTCTGGTTAAAAACATTGCTGGAAGACGCTGGCTTTGCGGTTTGTGCGGTGGCCCGCGGCGACGAGCTGCAGGCCCATCTGGCCACGCAACCGTGTTCGCTGGTGATTCTGGATCTGAAACTGCGTGGCGAAGACGGCATGACCGTCGCCCGCGACTTACGGCAGAAATCGGCGGTGCCCATCATCATGATCAGCGGGCAGGGCGACGAGACAGATCGTGTGCTGGGGCTGGAAATGGCGGTGGATGATTTCATCAACAAGCCGTTTTCCGGGCGCGAGTTGCTGGCGCGGGTGCGCGCGTTGTTGCGGCGGAGCACCGAGTTGTCGCCGCCGCGCCAGCCTGGTGAAGCGGGCGGCGTGCGTTACAGCTTTGGCGACTGGGTGCTGGATATGGGCAAGCGCGTGTTGATCCGGCAAGGTTGCGAGCCGTGTTCGCTCACGCGGGGTGAGTTCGCCATTCTGGCCGCCATGGTGCAGCACCCCAGCCGGGTGTGGTCACGAGATCAATTGCTGGAACATACCCGCGGCATCGAGATTGACGTGTATGACCGCACCATCGACGTCTTGATTTTACGATTGCGTCGCAAGATCGAGCCCAATCCGCGCTTGCCAGCGTATATCCGCACCGAACGTGGCGAAGGCTATCTGTTCGCCTCGCCCGTGACGCGGTTGTAA
- a CDS encoding response regulator has protein sequence MRILLVEDDILFGDGVAAGLRDAGFTVDWITDGEEALSALAVVPYEVVVLDLGLPRRDGITVLRSLRAQRLDMPVLIMTARDQIEQRVTGLESGADDYLTKPVALAELVARVRALLRRAHGRSQPKIEAGSLIIDPAARHVHLNGNEIQLSPREFLLLVDLVEHRGIARTRAQLEDSLYGFGDEVGSNTVEVHVHHLRKKLGETLIRTVRGVGYLFVPASPAPAHDRG, from the coding sequence ATGCGCATACTGCTGGTAGAAGACGATATTTTGTTCGGCGACGGTGTAGCCGCTGGCCTGCGTGATGCCGGCTTTACCGTGGACTGGATCACCGACGGCGAAGAAGCGCTCAGTGCGCTGGCCGTGGTGCCGTATGAGGTTGTGGTGCTTGATCTGGGCCTGCCGCGCCGCGATGGCATCACTGTATTGCGCAGCTTGCGCGCCCAGCGTCTGGATATGCCGGTGCTGATCATGACCGCGCGCGATCAGATCGAACAACGGGTGACCGGGCTGGAAAGCGGCGCCGATGATTATCTGACCAAGCCGGTCGCGCTGGCCGAACTGGTCGCTCGCGTGCGTGCCTTGCTGCGACGCGCGCATGGCCGCTCGCAACCGAAAATCGAAGCGGGTTCGCTGATCATCGACCCTGCCGCCCGCCACGTGCATCTGAACGGCAATGAAATCCAGCTCTCGCCGCGTGAATTCCTGTTGCTGGTTGATCTGGTAGAACATCGTGGCATCGCCCGCACCCGTGCCCAACTGGAAGACAGCCTCTATGGTTTTGGCGATGAAGTCGGCAGCAATACGGTCGAAGTCCACGTCCACCATTTGCGCAAAAAGCTGGGCGAAACGCTGATCCGCACCGTGCGGGGCGTGGGTTATCTGTTTGTGCCCGCCAGCCCGGCACCAGCGCATGATCGCGGCTGA
- a CDS encoding response regulator translates to MMSADRLTILYVEDNEMLRATIVEYLEELEHPVTPVRTAEEALQSLETDHFDVLLTDVSLPGRSGIDLGKHALERYPDIHLILSSGHDVSGTAKDMRNTQCLAKPFDLDRIDEVLESVRQSLRAGQS, encoded by the coding sequence ATGATGAGTGCCGACCGCCTGACCATACTGTACGTTGAAGACAACGAGATGCTGCGCGCAACCATCGTGGAGTATCTGGAAGAACTGGAGCATCCGGTCACGCCGGTACGTACCGCTGAAGAAGCGTTGCAAAGCCTGGAAACCGATCATTTTGACGTGCTGCTCACCGATGTCAGCTTGCCTGGCCGCTCGGGCATTGATCTGGGCAAGCATGCGCTGGAGCGTTATCCGGATATCCATCTGATTCTGTCATCCGGACATGATGTTTCCGGCACGGCCAAAGACATGCGCAACACTCAATGCCTGGCCAAACCGTTCGATCTGGACCGGATCGACGAAGTGCTGGAATCGGTGCGCCAGTCATTACGCGCCGGGCAATCCTGA